TtatcataattatttaaaaCCTAAATTCAGTTTTAAGTTTAACATAGTTCCTAATCTCAGTTTAGCGAGAAATGTCGATACCAGAGGAAGAAGTTGGACTTCTTGAAGATTTAGTTAACGACTCCGTCGACCACCGTGGTAACCCCGCCGTGAGATCTTCCACCGGAGTATGGAGATCCGCCAGTCTTATAATAGGTGAAAAGAGTAAACTGTGATTAACTTAGTGTTTGTTTCGTGTTGCTAATTAAATCTTTATCATGTATGTTTCATCAGGTGTGGAAGTTGCAGAGAGATTTGCTTACGTTGGGATTGCATGCAACATGATCACTTACCTAACCGAACAGCTCGGGCAATCGACAGCAAACGCCGCCGTAAACGTGAACACGTGGATCGGAACCGCCTCCACGCTTCCTATTATTGGAGCTTTCTTAGCAGATGCTTATCTTGGTCGCTACCGGACAATTCTTGGATCTTCCCTCATCTACATACTGGTTGGtaccttgtcttcttctttctccactAATACTTTAAATTCGAGTTTATCATCGTGAGCTTCCAATCTAAAATCAGATAATAATTTGATTATcctatcttttatatattagttcattattttttaactgagatttcattcattcattaacaaattacaaaaaaataaattaagtaatTAAACCGGATGAAATGATTATAGGGGCTTGGACTACTGACCTTGTCGGCTTCCCTAACTCTTATGGGATCGTCTGAGAATCGTAAACCTTCTTTCTTGATGAACGTACTTTTCTTCTGCTCTCTTTATCTTGTGGCCATAGCACAAGGAGGTCACAAGCCATGTGTTCAAGCGTTTGGTGCGGATCAGTTTGACTCGGACCATCCTAAAGAGAGATTAGCCAGAGGATCGTTTTTCAATTGGTGGTTCTTGTTTTTATCCGGCGGAATAGCCATATCAATTCTTGTGATGGTGTATATTCAAAGCAACGTTAACTGGGCGTTTGGTTTTGGGATTCCATGTCTATTCATGGTTATGGCTCTTGCTATCTTCTTTCTTGGGAGAAAAACTTATAGATATCCAAAGAGAAACCACGAGAAGAACAACAACGGTTTTGTAAGGATCGGTAGAGTTTTCTTTGGGGCCATCAAGAATCGAAAACTGATGAATTTAAATAAAGGGATGCTCTTAGGAGAAGAAGGTGTAGAGCCATGTAGTGATATGGACGTGGAGGACGCGAAGGGTTTGGTAAGGCTTATTCCAATATGGATCACATCGATGGTGAGCATGATTCCTTACGCTCAATACTCTACTCTCTTCACCAAGCAAGGTGTTACCGTGGACAGAAGAATCTTGCCGGGCTTGGAGATCCCTCCGGCTACTTTATTATCATTCGTGTCTATATCAGTTCTCATCTCAGTTCCGATCTACGAGCATGTGTTCCTGCCTATAGCCAGAAAGATTACCAAGAAGCCTAATGGGATCACAATGCTCCAAAGAATAGGAACCGGAATGGTGCTAACGTGCGTCAACATGGTGCTCGCAGCACTGGTGGAAGCCAAGCGGTTGCGAATCGCTGAGGAACACGGGCTCATTGACAAACCGAACGTTACCATTCCAATGTCCATATGGTGGTTCGTCCCTCAGTATATGTTGGTCGGTATGATCGAAGTGTTTGGCCTGGTAGGTGCACAAGAGTTCTTCTACGACCAGGTCCCCACTGAGCTGAGAAGTATTGGTCTCGCTTTCTCTTTGAGTGCGTTGGGTCTTTCGAACTTCTTTAGTGGTCTCCTCATCATTGTTGTTGATTGGGCTACAGAAAGAGATGGTGGACACAGCTGGTTTAACAATAACTTAAACCGAGCtcatattgattatttttactGGTTGCTAGCTGCATCCACGGCCATCGCTTTCTTTGTGTTCGTGTTCATTTCAAGGTCGTATGTTTATCGTCGGGTAGACCAAGTCTAAAAAGTATTCAAAGGACAACTTATGTTGATTTTAATATGACATGGTTTTGTGTTCCAACTTTGTAAGTTacagttttataatttaatttgtgAAAGAAAGCTTCGATGTGTGTTTTGTTAAaggttatttatgaaaatattatagacactatatagatttaaatttgaatatttaaactcagataatcaaacaaaaaacatgagATATGTGCTTGCTTTACGCTTCCATTCTTCTATAGGGGTCCACGACTGGTCTTGAATAATGAACAGAAATAGCTGATATAACAAAAACACTGCACGTTACTCGTTCTGGATTTAATCAAATAACACAGATGACTAATCAATATACTGAAATAAAATAACGAACAAGAAACCCCTGATATAAACTGCtaacaaacattttaaaaaaataaacataattattattgCTTATTACTGGGTTTggattaatcaaataaaataatatagatgaCCAAAGTACAGCTCGTGAAAAAGTGgtccataaaaaaattatggtgaTTTTATAACAAGGGACAATATGCCATACTACTAATTAATGGTAACAAtgatgtgttacaaaaaaaaaaaaaagtactctCTATCTATTTATAGTTATCTGACGGCTATATACCTCGTCACGTTCTCAtctaaaagagaaaaaagtttTAACATAGTTCAGTTCTAAGTTTTAAAAGAGATCCTAATCGCAGTTTAGCGAGACATGTCGATACCAGAGGAAGAAGTTGGACTTCTTGAAGATTTAGTTAACGACTCCGTCGACCACCATGGAAACCCCGCCGTGAGAGCTTCCACCGGAGGATGGAGATCGGCCTGTCTCATAATAGGTGAACAGAGTAATTTGTGATTAACTaatgttttgtttcttgttgcTAAATCTTTGTGTATGTTTCATCAGGTGTGGAAGTTGCAGAGAGATTTGCTTACGTTGGGATTGCATGCAATATGATCACTTATCTGACCGAACAGATCGGTCAGTCGACGGCGAATGCCGCCGTGAATGTGAACACGTGGAGTGGAACAGCCTCGACGCTTCCTATAATAGGAGCTTTCGTAGCAGACGCTTATCTCGGTCGTTACCGGACAATTCTTGGATCTTCCCTCATCTACATACTGGTTGGTACCTTCGTCTTCTTTTTTCTCCACTAGTATTGTCAATTTCGAGTTTAGCTTCAACTTAAAACTAATTGATAATAATTGAATTGGTCCTAATTTTTAGTTCATTATTTTCTAACTACCAATGTGAGATTCCTTTCATTCATTCATTAACaaatcacaaagaaaaaaaaattaaagtaattaaACCGGATGAAATTATTACAGGGGCTTGGACTACTGACCTTCTCGGCTTCCCTAACCCTTATGGGATCATCTGAAGAGCGTAAACCTTCTATCTTGATGAACGTACTTTTCTTCTGCTCTCTGTATCTTGTGGCCATCGCACAAGGAGGTCACAAGCCGTGTGTTCAGGCGTTTGGTGCGGACCAGTTTGACTCGGACCATCCTAAAGAGAGAATAGCTAGAGGATCGTTTTTCAACTGGTGGTTCTTGTTTTTATCCGGAGGAATAGCCGTATCGATTCTTGTGATGGTGTATATTCAAAGCAACGTTAACTGGGCGTTTGGATTTGGGATCCCTTGTTTGTTCATGGTTATGGCTCTTGCTATCTTTTTTCTCGGGAGAAAAACCTATAGGTATCCAAAAAGCCACGAGAAGAACAACAACGGTTTTGTAAGGATCGGTAGAGTTTTCATCGTGGCCTTCAAGAATCGGAAACTGATTAGTTTAAAACATTCTGGTCAGCTCGAGTAAGTTGCATAGATCCCAAGTTTTCGTATATATCATTTTCCGAGTCGGTTCTTCTTCAAAACGTAAATTTAATAAggattttggtaaaaaaaaaaaaattgaaaacagtTTGGGCGTCtattaattgtttttgaaaacatttaatAAAGATATTTTGATAACAATCTCCAAAAAAATTTAGGTTCAAAGCCAATATTAATTTCATTGGACTGTATGATCATTTGAGTTTTGGTTTAGTGCTggacttttttttaaaaaactagtGCGCTTGTCTTGTTTTGACGTTTATTTGTGTGTGACAAGATTCCTTGCAAAAGCGATGCTCCTAGGAGAAGAAGGTGTGGAGCCATGTAATAATATGGACGTGGAAGACGCTAAGGGTTTGGTAATGCTTATTCCGATATGGATCACATCGATGATGAGCATGGTTCCTTACGCCCAATACTCTACTTTCTTCACCAAGCAAGGGGTCACCGTGGACAGAAGAATCTTGCCGGGCTTGGAGATCCCTCCAGCTTCTTTTTTGTCCCTCGTGTCTATATCAGTTCTCATCTCAGTTCCAATCTACGAGCACGTGTTCCTGCCTATAGCCAGAAAGATTACTAAAAGGCCTAATGGGATCACAATGCTCCAAAGAATAGGAACCGGAATGGTGCTTACGTGCGTCAACATGGTGCTCGCAGCATTGGTGGAAGCCAAACGGTTGCGAATCGCTGAGGAACACGGGCTCATTGACAAACCGGACGTGACCATTCCAATGTCTATATGGTGGTTTGTACCTCAGTATATGTTGGTCGGGA
The sequence above is drawn from the Brassica napus cultivar Da-Ae chromosome A8, Da-Ae, whole genome shotgun sequence genome and encodes:
- the LOC106360106 gene encoding protein NRT1/ PTR FAMILY 5.15-like, encoding MSIPEEEVGLLEDLVNDSVDHRGNPAVRSSTGVWRSASLIIGVEVAERFAYVGIACNMITYLTEQLGQSTANAAVNVNTWIGTASTLPIIGAFLADAYLGRYRTILGSSLIYILGLGLLTLSASLTLMGSSENRKPSFLMNVLFFCSLYLVAIAQGGHKPCVQAFGADQFDSDHPKERLARGSFFNWWFLFLSGGIAISILVMVYIQSNVNWAFGFGIPCLFMVMALAIFFLGRKTYRYPKRNHEKNNNGFVRIGRVFFGAIKNRKLMNLNKGMLLGEEGVEPCSDMDVEDAKGLVRLIPIWITSMVSMIPYAQYSTLFTKQGVTVDRRILPGLEIPPATLLSFVSISVLISVPIYEHVFLPIARKITKKPNGITMLQRIGTGMVLTCVNMVLAALVEAKRLRIAEEHGLIDKPNVTIPMSIWWFVPQYMLVGMIEVFGLVGAQEFFYDQVPTELRSIGLAFSLSALGLSNFFSGLLIIVVDWATERDGGHSWFNNNLNRAHIDYFYWLLAASTAIAFFVFVFISRSYVYRRVDQV
- the LOC106361859 gene encoding protein NRT1/ PTR FAMILY 5.15-like isoform X1, encoding MSIPEEEVGLLEDLVNDSVDHHGNPAVRASTGGWRSACLIIGVEVAERFAYVGIACNMITYLTEQIGQSTANAAVNVNTWSGTASTLPIIGAFVADAYLGRYRTILGSSLIYILGLGLLTFSASLTLMGSSEERKPSILMNVLFFCSLYLVAIAQGGHKPCVQAFGADQFDSDHPKERIARGSFFNWWFLFLSGGIAVSILVMVYIQSNVNWAFGFGIPCLFMVMALAIFFLGRKTYRYPKSHEKNNNGFVRIGRVFIVAFKNRKLISLKHSGQLEFLAKAMLLGEEGVEPCNNMDVEDAKGLVMLIPIWITSMMSMVPYAQYSTFFTKQGVTVDRRILPGLEIPPASFLSLVSISVLISVPIYEHVFLPIARKITKRPNGITMLQRIGTGMVLTCVNMVLAALVEAKRLRIAEEHGLIDKPDVTIPMSIWWFVPQYMLVGMIEVFGLVGAQEFFYDQVPTELRSIGLAFSLSSLGLSNFLSGLLIIVIDWATERDGGHSWFNNNLNRAHIDYFYWLLAASTAIAFFAFVFISRSYVYRRVD
- the LOC106361859 gene encoding protein NRT1/ PTR FAMILY 5.15-like isoform X2, producing MSIPEEEVGLLEDLVNDSVDHHGNPAVRASTGGWRSACLIIGVEVAERFAYVGIACNMITYLTEQIGQSTANAAVNVNTWSGTASTLPIIGAFVADAYLGRYRTILGSSLIYILGLGLLTFSASLTLMGSSEERKPSILMNVLFFCSLYLVAIAQGGHKPCVQAFGADQFDSDHPKERIARGSFFNWWFLFLSGGIAVSILVMVYIQSNVNWAFGFGIPCLFMVMALAIFFLGRKTYRYPKSHEKNNNGFVRIGRVFIVAFKNRKLISLKHSGQLDAGLFFKKLVRLSCFDVYLCVTRFLAKAMLLGEEGVEPCNNMDVEDAKGLVMLIPIWITSMMSMVPYAQYSTFFTKQGVTVDRRILPGLEIPPASFLSLVSISVLISVPIYEHVFLPIARKITKRPNGITMLQRIGTGMVLTCVNMVLAALVEAKRLRIAEEHGLIDKPDVTIPMSIWWFVPQYMLVGMIEVFGLVGAQEFFYDQVPTELRSIGLAFSLSSLGLSNFLSGLLIIVIDWATERDGGHSWFNNNLNRAHIDYFYWLLAASTAIAFFAFVFISRSYVYRRVD